A window of uncultured Fibrobacter sp. contains these coding sequences:
- a CDS encoding patatin-like phospholipase family protein — protein MRPIRLVWDNLVKAKGAALFGLALSSIAFAAGDSLAASSAVEDSLAKNAASAENSVPSLDSLVSQVDSVVVDSLRPDSALAEANLKGISANADSLKAPLKTVLYLGGGERSPWFQLGVLYAIEEYRIPVDSIVATSWGAWIGSLWARGVPLDDIQKMMLDSAVAPFMGHDLSLSENNLGNEEESFQDFPVSMSGIPSMRQRWSLSADSSLALHWTKKTLAPDSVQVVHGMAKLRLQESLYRQRSSYRIPFAVQSCDAGNPVLVGNSIPQVMSSLPLWENGRKSRLPGEVSGEICPYYAMPTEDNASELSIIVVSDPLRAPVVGDARSRLLKLHAADILASQPGVIVRAHTILDTARFAWIQSGFTSFEKRLSEFAVLKGRKGDYSANREGAKPWFRFEPRYDSLSSEIQQAVSSYWNESDTGMVAPEDFSYRLLQNPAYDSLDLSMQPSGNLQVDAAVHPTFDVAVGGFGSNAIGPNAYFELSTHYVDHVEIELILSGFWGEYSYGLQPRLNLSKFWNRHWNLQFGYDYLKLEPLKSFNGTTDRYLRVVSEERSDLTMNIFYEVDAFQRISAEFIFGSRTFELDPLYYKRNTVKTYPVSPMLHYRYLNGADDNWFANKGYTLNIWGGFESIGFDDGIIDVVPIYWKLLADARYSVSPIRFTTFAAALAGGIERYHDEGHGYVSPRSFNYAPLDIAYRQHVAVTPWSTEWYNAELSSHEYGMARLSAGLHSDYFGLWLFGAYYHDFEKSPYAELNENKFIFEPALRFAYRSFVVYAGMNRIVDKDSFDDFTHVKQYNYFIRIGNYDF, from the coding sequence ATGCGTCCAATCCGGCTCGTATGGGATAATCTTGTAAAGGCGAAGGGCGCCGCCCTGTTTGGGCTTGCGCTATCTTCTATCGCCTTTGCTGCGGGGGACTCCCTTGCGGCTTCTTCTGCAGTAGAGGATTCTCTGGCTAAAAATGCCGCTTCGGCGGAAAATAGTGTTCCGTCTCTCGATTCGCTTGTTTCGCAGGTAGATTCTGTTGTCGTGGATTCCTTGCGGCCAGATTCTGCGCTTGCCGAGGCGAATTTGAAAGGAATTTCGGCGAATGCCGATTCCTTAAAGGCTCCCCTGAAAACCGTCCTTTATTTGGGCGGCGGTGAGCGTTCACCGTGGTTTCAGCTGGGAGTGCTTTATGCTATCGAGGAATATCGAATTCCGGTAGATTCCATTGTCGCGACTTCTTGGGGCGCCTGGATTGGTTCGTTGTGGGCGCGAGGGGTCCCGCTGGATGACATCCAGAAAATGATGCTGGATTCTGCGGTTGCCCCGTTTATGGGCCACGATCTTTCCTTGTCCGAAAACAACTTGGGGAACGAGGAAGAATCGTTTCAGGATTTCCCGGTTTCGATGTCGGGCATCCCTTCGATGCGTCAGCGCTGGTCTCTGTCTGCCGATTCGTCTTTAGCGTTACACTGGACCAAAAAAACGCTTGCGCCCGATTCGGTGCAGGTGGTGCATGGCATGGCGAAACTCCGGTTGCAGGAAAGTCTTTACCGCCAGCGCTCCAGTTATCGCATTCCCTTTGCGGTACAGTCCTGTGATGCGGGGAATCCGGTCCTTGTCGGTAATTCGATTCCCCAGGTGATGTCTTCGCTTCCGTTGTGGGAAAATGGGCGCAAGTCCCGCCTGCCCGGAGAAGTCTCCGGTGAAATTTGTCCGTATTATGCGATGCCCACGGAAGATAACGCCTCCGAACTTTCAATTATCGTGGTGTCCGATCCGCTAAGGGCCCCTGTGGTCGGTGATGCGCGAAGCCGCCTGTTGAAACTTCATGCCGCCGATATCCTTGCGAGCCAGCCGGGTGTTATTGTGCGTGCTCATACCATTCTCGATACAGCTCGTTTTGCGTGGATCCAGTCTGGGTTCACCTCGTTCGAAAAGCGGCTTTCCGAGTTTGCCGTACTGAAGGGGCGCAAGGGCGACTATTCTGCAAATCGCGAGGGAGCTAAGCCATGGTTCCGCTTTGAACCGAGATATGACAGCCTGTCGTCGGAAATCCAGCAAGCGGTGAGCTCTTACTGGAACGAATCGGATACGGGTATGGTTGCTCCGGAGGATTTTTCCTACAGGCTCTTGCAGAATCCGGCTTACGATTCGCTGGACTTGAGTATGCAGCCGAGCGGAAATCTGCAGGTGGATGCGGCGGTGCATCCGACATTTGATGTGGCCGTGGGCGGATTTGGTTCCAACGCGATAGGTCCCAACGCCTATTTCGAACTGTCTACGCATTATGTGGACCATGTGGAAATCGAGCTGATTCTTTCGGGATTCTGGGGCGAATATTCGTACGGACTGCAACCCCGCCTGAATTTGTCCAAGTTCTGGAATCGGCATTGGAATTTGCAGTTTGGCTACGACTACTTGAAACTCGAACCCTTGAAGTCGTTCAACGGAACGACGGATCGATACCTGCGCGTCGTTTCTGAGGAACGTAGCGATCTTACGATGAATATTTTCTATGAGGTCGATGCGTTCCAGCGAATTTCCGCCGAATTTATTTTTGGCTCCAGAACATTCGAACTGGATCCGCTTTACTACAAGCGTAATACTGTCAAGACTTATCCCGTCTCGCCGATGTTGCATTACCGCTATCTGAATGGTGCCGATGACAACTGGTTTGCAAATAAGGGCTACACCTTGAATATTTGGGGTGGTTTCGAATCGATTGGCTTTGACGACGGCATTATCGATGTGGTTCCCATTTACTGGAAACTTCTGGCAGATGCGCGTTATTCGGTTTCACCGATTCGCTTTACGACTTTTGCCGCCGCTCTTGCTGGTGGAATAGAACGCTATCATGACGAAGGCCATGGCTACGTGTCGCCCAGGTCCTTTAATTATGCTCCTCTGGATATCGCCTACCGTCAGCATGTAGCGGTGACTCCCTGGTCCACGGAATGGTACAATGCTGAACTTTCTTCGCACGAATACGGAATGGCTAGGCTAAGTGCGGGGCTACACAGCGACTATTTTGGACTGTGGCTTTTTGGAGCCTATTATCATGATTTCGAAAAATCCCCGTATGCGGAGCTGAACGAAAACAAGTTTATTTTTGAACCGGCCCTGCGGTTTGCGTACCGCTCGTTTGTTGTCTATGCCGGTATGAACCGCATTGTGGACAAGGATTCGTTTGACGACTTTACTCACGTCAAACAGTACAATTATTTTATCCGAATCGGCAACTACGATTTCTAA
- a CDS encoding ATPase, T2SS/T4P/T4SS family, translating into MATEIESLLEYTLNVGASELLITEGAASAVRLAGKVCAIPDAPAVEPGTLRNFLGSMEGESGTMMGGPWCGSRFRVRYNRTALGNSAIFRPVLDECPDFSALGAPPTLSNLLGIRSGLVVFAGPACSGKTTTATAYVSALCQSGILRVSLLDEGAELPVKRGESLVLENSSGTIPEKMEQALRSGIDLIWLGNFEGQSLIPVLRAAEAGALVVLTVTAGNAVGALDALLSSETLENRDMARNMLASVLKAVVVQRLLPSSQGVVPAWEILYGTQNVASRIRNGEHFTLPSIIAASSAEGMMLMDDCLAGLVNSGFITQEDMARYASNPARMG; encoded by the coding sequence ATGGCGACAGAAATTGAATCTTTGTTGGAATACACGTTGAACGTGGGTGCCTCTGAACTTTTGATTACCGAAGGGGCCGCTTCTGCGGTACGCCTGGCTGGTAAGGTTTGCGCCATTCCCGATGCTCCGGCGGTTGAACCGGGAACGCTCCGTAACTTTCTGGGCTCAATGGAAGGCGAGTCGGGAACAATGATGGGTGGCCCCTGGTGCGGGTCGCGTTTTCGTGTGCGCTACAATCGTACGGCTCTGGGTAACTCGGCCATTTTTAGGCCGGTACTCGATGAATGCCCGGACTTTTCTGCACTTGGTGCGCCACCGACGCTGTCTAACTTACTCGGAATCCGTTCGGGTCTTGTGGTGTTTGCTGGCCCCGCCTGTAGCGGCAAGACAACGACGGCGACGGCATACGTTTCGGCGCTTTGCCAGTCGGGTATTCTTCGCGTGAGTTTGTTGGACGAAGGTGCTGAACTCCCGGTGAAACGCGGCGAGTCGCTGGTGCTCGAAAATTCGTCGGGAACGATTCCCGAAAAAATGGAGCAGGCGCTCCGCAGTGGAATCGACCTGATCTGGCTCGGTAATTTCGAAGGTCAGTCGCTGATTCCCGTGTTGCGAGCTGCCGAGGCGGGGGCACTTGTCGTGCTTACGGTGACGGCCGGAAATGCGGTGGGCGCCTTGGATGCCCTGCTTTCTTCGGAAACCCTTGAAAACCGTGACATGGCGCGCAATATGCTGGCCTCCGTCCTCAAGGCGGTGGTGGTGCAACGTCTATTGCCCAGTTCTCAGGGCGTGGTGCCCGCTTGGGAAATTCTCTACGGTACGCAGAATGTGGCGTCGCGGATTAGGAACGGGGAACATTTTACGCTTCCCTCCATTATCGCGGCGTCATCGGCCGAAGGGATGATGCTTATGGATGACTGCCTTGCCGGTCTAGTCAATTCGGGCTTTATCACGCAAGAGGACATGGCGCGTTATGCGTCCAATCCGGCTCGTATGGGATAA
- a CDS encoding ATPase, T2SS/T4P/T4SS family — protein MRNQYMAKVLVHNKVVTEAQVKAHWNEITDKKDIGQVLVDAGILPPPMYIKVLAFVKNLEAKAAAEGGAGASPANASGAASAPAGAASANAATSAKPAVSRFEAPPASSPSVAPAAPQPAQSEGLQIEGNSSLYGEVSTSNVEVEAVAGLESTSISTVQVQAEAEEESSEEESEKLPSRFAILTGEGTPVEAPEKIRPMTNISQMIAFARKFGATDIYLYADRPVVMRQSGALFVASDDALDLSRINERLDEASKGFSDGYKIVVGKNFSKTIGLAGVGRARMTVTWNGTNPSIAIRVIPQESTTLENLYLPPFCNQFAELNSGLVLVAGPAASGRSTTISTFAETIAANRDVYIQTIEKPIERVLQNPRGAIAQREVGLHVRTGVEGIELAMQSGADVILFDHLETMEELSMLLRASNAGALVFATAIGNNVHGLLSRLISSVSVENRTAFANSLAEQLKGIIVQHLIPIVQNQGQVLAVEATKMTSTMANMLRKGEIAQLAAAISSQGNQGISLDDSLQKCVESGYIEGAEAWMRANDSRRFASYRPAN, from the coding sequence ATGAGAAACCAGTACATGGCGAAAGTCCTTGTGCACAACAAGGTGGTGACCGAGGCGCAGGTCAAGGCGCATTGGAACGAGATTACCGACAAGAAAGATATTGGCCAGGTACTCGTGGATGCCGGAATCTTGCCTCCTCCGATGTACATCAAGGTGCTCGCTTTTGTGAAAAACCTGGAAGCGAAAGCCGCCGCCGAAGGCGGCGCAGGGGCTTCTCCGGCGAATGCGTCGGGTGCGGCTTCGGCTCCAGCGGGGGCCGCTTCCGCTAATGCTGCTACTTCGGCAAAACCGGCGGTGTCCCGCTTCGAGGCGCCTCCGGCATCGTCTCCTTCGGTTGCCCCTGCGGCTCCGCAGCCTGCGCAGTCCGAAGGCTTGCAAATTGAAGGCAACAGTAGCTTGTACGGTGAAGTATCCACATCGAATGTGGAAGTTGAGGCCGTGGCGGGGCTTGAATCTACCAGCATCAGCACGGTGCAGGTGCAGGCCGAAGCGGAAGAGGAATCTTCTGAAGAAGAATCCGAAAAATTGCCGAGCCGCTTTGCCATCTTGACGGGTGAAGGTACGCCTGTCGAGGCCCCGGAAAAGATTCGCCCGATGACAAACATTTCGCAGATGATTGCCTTTGCCCGTAAGTTCGGCGCAACGGATATCTATCTGTATGCCGATCGCCCCGTGGTAATGCGCCAGTCGGGGGCTCTGTTTGTGGCTTCTGACGATGCGCTCGACTTGTCGCGTATCAACGAACGCCTGGACGAGGCTTCCAAGGGATTTTCGGACGGCTACAAGATTGTGGTCGGCAAGAATTTTAGCAAGACGATTGGCCTTGCGGGGGTGGGCCGTGCCCGTATGACGGTCACCTGGAACGGAACCAATCCGAGTATCGCCATTCGCGTGATTCCGCAGGAATCGACGACGCTGGAAAACCTTTACTTGCCGCCGTTCTGCAACCAGTTCGCCGAACTCAATAGCGGCTTGGTGCTGGTAGCGGGCCCTGCTGCGAGCGGACGCTCTACAACCATTTCGACGTTTGCCGAGACGATTGCCGCGAACCGCGACGTGTATATCCAGACTATCGAAAAGCCGATTGAACGCGTACTCCAGAATCCGCGTGGCGCCATTGCCCAGCGCGAGGTGGGGCTTCATGTGCGTACCGGTGTCGAAGGTATCGAACTTGCCATGCAGAGTGGTGCTGACGTAATTCTCTTTGACCACCTTGAAACGATGGAAGAACTTTCGATGCTGTTGCGCGCATCCAACGCGGGCGCCCTCGTGTTTGCAACGGCGATTGGCAACAATGTACATGGGCTGCTTTCTCGCCTGATTTCGTCGGTGTCGGTCGAAAACCGTACCGCCTTTGCGAATTCCTTGGCGGAACAGCTCAAGGGCATTATCGTGCAACATCTGATTCCGATTGTGCAGAACCAGGGGCAGGTGCTTGCGGTCGAGGCGACCAAGATGACCTCTACCATGGCGAATATGCTTCGCAAGGGTGAAATTGCGCAGTTGGCGGCTGCTATCAGCAGTCAAGGAAACCAGGGAATATCTTTGGATGATTCCTTGCAGAAATGTGTGGAATCCGGTTATATCGAAGGAGCTGAAGCGTGGATGCGTGCAAACGATAGCCGTCGCTTTGCTTCGTACCGTCCGGCGAACTAG
- a CDS encoding ABC transporter permease produces the protein MQTLKHIGIIALNTFRESIRDKILYNIGFLAIAMTLFSIVLGEWSVFDRAYVIKSTTLSVMSLSGLLISIFVGISLVQKEIQRRTVLTLLSKPISRASFIVGKYFGLLAVVAVHLMLLTAIYYVMLFLTGSAPTLSLLTAIYLIFCEMAVVIAVALLFSSFSSTVLSALFTLGVYFAGHLSDQLLEQVRFATRMGELNGTSSMVFQRAAEVIHAIFPGLYRYNVTTYVVHGVSLPDMYVFWNSVYALGYIGVFLAIASWWFSRRDFL, from the coding sequence GTGCAGACGCTTAAGCATATCGGCATCATTGCCCTCAATACGTTCCGCGAATCCATTCGCGACAAGATTCTTTACAACATCGGTTTCCTCGCGATTGCGATGACGCTTTTTAGCATCGTGCTGGGCGAGTGGTCGGTGTTTGACCGCGCCTACGTGATCAAGTCCACGACGCTTTCGGTGATGAGTCTTTCGGGACTCCTGATTTCGATTTTTGTGGGCATCAGTCTGGTGCAAAAGGAAATCCAGCGCCGCACGGTGCTTACGCTTTTGTCGAAACCCATCAGTCGAGCCTCTTTCATTGTGGGGAAGTACTTTGGCCTTTTGGCCGTGGTGGCGGTTCACCTCATGCTCTTGACGGCAATCTATTATGTGATGCTGTTCCTCACGGGCTCTGCCCCGACGCTTAGCTTGCTCACGGCCATCTACCTGATTTTCTGCGAGATGGCGGTGGTGATTGCGGTGGCGCTTTTGTTCAGCAGCTTCAGTAGCACTGTGCTTAGTGCTCTGTTTACACTGGGCGTTTACTTTGCAGGCCACCTGAGCGATCAGCTCTTGGAACAGGTGCGTTTCGCTACTCGCATGGGCGAACTGAACGGAACGTCCAGTATGGTTTTCCAGAGGGCAGCCGAAGTGATTCATGCGATTTTCCCGGGGCTTTACCGTTACAACGTGACGACTTACGTGGTGCATGGAGTCTCGCTCCCTGACATGTACGTGTTCTGGAACAGCGTTTATGCTTTGGGCTACATTGGCGTGTTTCTTGCGATTGCAAGCTGGTGGTTTAGCCGGAGGGACTTCCTATGA
- a CDS encoding ABC transporter ATP-binding protein, with protein MIKIEHLHKTYRSGFLMKPKLALKDVSFSVEPGQVYGFIGPNGAGKSTTIKVLTGLLNFDSGKVLVNGISPRNVKSREYIGYSPEQPYFYDYLTGRELLKFYGKLVGLTGAELDKRIDWSLDLLHANKDWIDRRLRSYSKGMMQRVGIAQAILGKPKLLILDEPMSGLDPMGRRDVREAIMELNRTGVTIFYSSHLLSDVESISHKVAMIVDGKIVREGTVDEITESCGVEYHVRTREAIPQMELPEGVSPAGHPQECVCADDAARDRLLRYCLDKGIAVERMDHKRPSLEDILTEEIARADA; from the coding sequence ATGATTAAGATTGAACATTTGCATAAGACGTACCGCAGCGGTTTCTTGATGAAACCGAAGCTTGCGCTCAAGGATGTGAGTTTTTCCGTGGAACCGGGACAGGTGTATGGCTTTATCGGGCCGAACGGCGCGGGTAAGTCTACGACTATCAAGGTGCTGACGGGTCTTTTGAATTTTGATTCGGGCAAGGTGCTGGTAAACGGGATTTCTCCGCGTAACGTGAAGAGCCGTGAATACATCGGGTATTCTCCGGAACAGCCGTACTTTTACGATTACCTCACGGGCCGCGAACTGCTGAAGTTCTACGGCAAGCTGGTGGGGCTGACGGGTGCCGAGCTCGACAAGCGGATCGACTGGTCGCTGGACCTGCTGCATGCGAATAAGGACTGGATCGATCGCCGTCTGCGTTCGTACTCCAAGGGTATGATGCAGCGCGTGGGCATTGCACAGGCGATTCTCGGCAAGCCGAAGCTGTTGATTCTCGACGAACCCATGAGCGGTCTTGATCCGATGGGCCGTCGCGATGTGCGCGAAGCGATTATGGAACTCAACCGCACGGGTGTGACGATTTTCTATTCGAGCCACTTGCTTAGTGATGTGGAATCGATCAGCCACAAGGTCGCGATGATTGTCGACGGTAAGATCGTCCGCGAAGGTACTGTGGATGAAATTACGGAATCTTGCGGCGTGGAATATCACGTGCGTACCCGCGAAGCGATTCCGCAGATGGAACTGCCCGAAGGCGTTAGCCCCGCAGGGCATCCGCAGGAATGTGTGTGTGCCGACGATGCCGCACGCGATCGTTTGTTGCGCTATTGTTTGGACAAGGGGATTGCCGTGGAACGAATGGACCACAAGCGCCCGAGTCTCGAAGATATTTTGACGGAGGAAATTGCCCGTGCAGACGCTTAA